Proteins from a genomic interval of Candidatus Endomicrobium procryptotermitis:
- a CDS encoding M48 family metallopeptidase: MNIYTLLIVSFLIAVYAIETIADYLNVKNISDEIPKEFEGCYDKEKYAKAQQYLKEKTKFSLNYATFFIIAQIIFISAGGFNITDKFARSFGFSEIITGLIFAGILLFLASILKIPFSAYNTFVIEEKFGFNTMTVKTFISDLLKSWIIGAIIGGVVFAAIIWFFENFGSFAWLYAFAAVIIFELTVTFIYPVVVLPLFNKFTPLEEGELRSSVESYAKKENFKMKGLFTMDNSKRSTKSNAFFAGFGKFRRIVLFDTLIQKHTVDELTSVLAHEMGHFKLGHIIKQMIFGFITMGIMFFILSFFINSAWLFEAFFMEQRSVYGGIILFGFLYAPISMIIGIISSIFSRKYEYEADSYAVTTYKKPQAMIDALKKLSVDNLSNLSPHPFKVFLEYSHPPVLERIESIKKIKTGD; this comes from the coding sequence ATGAACATATATACATTATTAATAGTATCTTTTTTGATTGCGGTTTATGCGATTGAAACTATTGCAGATTATCTTAACGTTAAAAATATATCCGATGAAATACCAAAAGAGTTTGAAGGCTGCTATGATAAAGAAAAGTATGCCAAAGCTCAGCAATATCTTAAAGAGAAAACAAAGTTTTCGCTTAATTATGCTACTTTTTTTATTATAGCGCAGATAATTTTTATAAGTGCCGGCGGTTTTAACATTACAGATAAATTCGCGCGCTCATTCGGTTTCAGCGAAATAATCACAGGGCTTATTTTTGCTGGAATTTTACTTTTTTTGGCATCAATTTTAAAAATTCCTTTTTCAGCTTACAATACGTTTGTCATTGAAGAAAAATTTGGTTTTAATACAATGACAGTAAAAACTTTCATATCGGATTTATTAAAGTCATGGATAATAGGGGCGATTATAGGCGGCGTTGTTTTTGCTGCAATAATATGGTTTTTTGAAAATTTTGGTTCATTTGCATGGCTTTACGCTTTTGCCGCTGTTATAATTTTTGAACTTACCGTAACTTTTATCTATCCGGTGGTAGTTTTGCCGCTTTTCAATAAATTTACTCCGCTTGAAGAAGGGGAACTTAGAAGTTCTGTGGAAAGTTATGCCAAAAAAGAAAACTTTAAGATGAAAGGTCTTTTTACTATGGACAATTCCAAACGTTCCACAAAATCGAACGCGTTTTTTGCGGGGTTTGGAAAATTCCGCAGAATAGTTTTATTTGATACTTTGATACAAAAACATACGGTTGATGAATTGACAAGTGTTTTAGCTCATGAGATGGGACATTTTAAGCTCGGACATATAATAAAGCAGATGATATTCGGTTTCATTACGATGGGAATAATGTTTTTTATATTATCATTTTTTATAAATTCCGCATGGCTTTTCGAAGCTTTTTTTATGGAACAGCGGTCCGTGTATGGCGGAATAATATTGTTCGGTTTTCTTTATGCGCCGATTTCGATGATTATAGGAATAATTTCAAGCATTTTTTCAAGAAAATACGAGTACGAAGCTGACAGCTATGCCGTAACGACATATAAAAAACCGCAGGCTATGATAGACGCTTTAAAAAAGCTGTCCGTAGACAACCTGTCAAACCTTTCGCCGCACCCTTTCAAAGTGTTTTTGGAGTATTCGCACCCTCCTGTTTTAGAAAGAATAGAATCGATAAAAAAAATAAAAACAGGTGATTGA
- a CDS encoding M48 family metalloprotease, whose amino-acid sequence MPLFNKFTPIEEEELKNSVEIYAKNFKTKSLFTMDNSKCSTKSNAFFAGFGKFCRIVLFDTLIQKHT is encoded by the coding sequence ATGCCGCTTTTTAATAAATTTACTCCGATTGAAGAAGAGGAACTTAAAAATTCTGTGGAAATTTATGCAAAAAACTTTAAAACGAAAAGTCTGTTTACCATGGACAATTCCAAATGTTCCACAAAATCGAATGCGTTTTTTGCAGGATTTGGGAAATTTTGCAGAATAGTTTTGTTTGATACTTTGATACAAAAACATACATAG
- a CDS encoding phosphomannose isomerase type II C-terminal cupin domain, whose amino-acid sequence MANTYKKGILVKRHWGEYKVIYTDKKFTIKTLTILPGKCTSLQIHKYRHEHWVVVQGKIVVELDGKIYKLGENEYIYIKKRYKHKLFNKGRKTAILTETQQGNILDENDIKRFD is encoded by the coding sequence GTGGCTAACACGTACAAAAAAGGCATACTTGTAAAACGACATTGGGGCGAGTATAAAGTCATATATACGGATAAAAAATTTACCATTAAAACTTTAACTATTTTGCCAGGCAAATGCACTTCGCTTCAAATACATAAATACCGCCACGAACACTGGGTAGTAGTTCAGGGAAAAATAGTTGTAGAACTTGACGGGAAGATATATAAGTTGGGAGAAAACGAATATATTTATATTAAAAAAAGATATAAACATAAATTGTTTAACAAAGGCAGAAAAACCGCAATTTTGACGGAAACACAGCAGGGAAATATTTTAGACGAAAATGACATAAAAAGATTCGATTAA
- a CDS encoding adenylyltransferase/cytidyltransferase family protein has translation MSIEEKNNVTETYYIVSGGFDPIHEGHISLIKAAAQKSDGVIVLLNSDDWLIRKKGKNFMGLKTRKIICENIKSIIDVLEFDDKDNSACDGIIKARKKYPNAVLVFANGGDRTKDNIPEIPVCKEQNVILEFGVGGMDKANSSSWILKNWKDKSNDSSQT, from the coding sequence ATGTCTATAGAAGAAAAAAATAATGTCACTGAAACTTATTATATTGTCAGCGGAGGGTTTGATCCTATACATGAAGGACATATTTCTTTGATAAAAGCGGCGGCGCAAAAGAGCGACGGCGTTATTGTTCTATTAAATTCCGACGATTGGCTTATACGCAAAAAAGGCAAGAATTTTATGGGCTTAAAGACACGAAAAATCATATGCGAAAACATAAAAAGCATTATTGACGTTTTAGAGTTTGACGACAAGGACAATTCCGCATGCGACGGAATAATCAAAGCGCGCAAAAAATATCCAAATGCCGTCTTAGTGTTTGCAAACGGCGGGGACCGCACAAAAGACAATATACCCGAAATACCCGTATGCAAAGAGCAAAACGTTATTTTGGAATTTGGCGTCGGTGGAATGGACAAAGCTAATTCTTCATCTTGGATACTAAAAAACTGGAAAGATAAATCAAATGATTCTTCCCAAACGTAA